In the genome of Cydia strobilella chromosome Z, ilCydStro3.1, whole genome shotgun sequence, one region contains:
- the LOC134754747 gene encoding uncharacterized protein LOC134754747, whose translation MTGKYDFVFHAALGPNQEADSETIKHLNRRRGSVKCRLTNFKKFVKTFEGLTLSDTQRTELNLRMQGAQGIFDDFSEIHNQLESLILDSEMDSLFETREVFESEYYAILAQTQCMVKCSEKANEPIVQASNNLAQTVRLPVISLPTFDGSYEHWLQFRDTFASLVHNSQEITSIQKFHYLKSSLKGNALLVIDSLEFSADNYAIAWELLLNRYDNSRLLVHNHVKALFSIQSLNKESPALLRKLLDTVLKNLRALKLLGEPTESWDTLIIYLVSKLDPTTEREWEQYKSTLLPVSNENKTALKVDDLLKFIRDRADMLETLLVTHSRSSSHSTYPQHDAKKSYTHNAHTAPKVHCNVVTEKSVDKSHSKQTPNKKLCIMCNGKHPLYSCQAFIDLSLQDKLKLVRDKCLCENCLRTGHAPSECRYGPCRKCNKKHNSIIHEDEEEGASDKRSVALLATDNASKSPSSSISDNNIARAQHVLQVSNAHIDEDLYARLSSRRPVILATAIVEIPDSYGNYHKTRVILDNGSEGCLITEALCDKLNPLCIQSTEELNGIMNLATHSSRVCEIEINSLVTNFKARLQCRVLPKLTSSLPTFPSKRNQFRIPDNVRLADPSFHESQPVEVLIGADIFWELLVGIVEIRRLTNGSFLINTQLGWIVSGPVFSNTRNTKPINCNFMQSLDATSLDNQLRRFWKIEEVQVDWDAAVPDDLTQAWHRFVSNLAILPNIRIPRHVMCNDPIYPQDYTPLTPAHFLAGRPLTAPACADLNDAPVHRLSRYQRVEQMRQHFWARWSKEFISELQVRTKWTQNFDDLKVDTLVLIKEDHAPPLKWSLGRITKTYPGKDGVSRVADIRTSRGTVRRAFSKICPLPTHDDD comes from the exons ATGACTGGCAAATATGATTTTGTGTTTCACGCCGCGTTAGGTCCTAATCAAGAAGCGGACTCGGAAACGATAAAACATTTAAACCGTAGACGAGGTTCCGTAAAATGTAGGCTGACTAATttcaaaaagtttgtaaaaacatTTGAGGGTTTAACTTTGTCCGATACCCAACGCACAGAGCTCAATTTACGCATGCAGGGAGCTCAGGGTATTTTCGATGATTTTAGTGAAATTCATAATCAGTTAGAAAGTTTAATTCTCGATAGCGAAATGGACTCACTTTTTGAAACCAGAGAGGTGTTTGAAAGCGAATATTACGCGATTTTAGCTCAAACGCAATGTATGGTGAAATGCTCGGAGAAAGCTAATGAACCTATAGTGCAAGCTTCTAATAATTTGGCGCAAACAGTTCGGCTCCCCGTCATTTCTTTGCCTACCTTTGACGGATCTTATGAACACTGGTTACAATTCCGTGACACATTCGCGTCTTTAGTGCACAACTCGCAAGAAATAACCAGCATTCAAAAGTTCCATTATTTAAAATCATCGCTCAAGGGTAATGCGCTTCTTGTTATCGATTCGCTTGAGTTTTCGGCAGATAATTACGCAATTGCTTGGGAATTACTACTGAACCGGTATGACAATAGTAGATTGCTAGTGCACAATCACGTAAAGGCCTTGTTTTCTATACAATCGCTTAACAAAGAATCGCCGGCACTGTTAAGAAAGTTATTAGATACAGTTTTAAAGAATTTACGCGCTTTAAAATTGCTCGGTGAGCCCACAGAAAGTTGGGAcacactaattatttatttagtctctAAATTAGACCCCACCACCGAACGTGAGTGGGAGCAATACAAAAGCACTTTATTACCAGTGTCGAACGAAAACAAAACCGCGCTTAAGGTAGATGATTTGCTAAAATTCATTCGCGACCGCGCTGACATGTTGGAAACATTATTGGTTACGCACAGCCGGTCCAGCTCACATAGCACTTATCCGCAGCATGATGCTAAAAAATCATACACTCATAACGCGCACACGGCTCCAAAGGTTCACTGTAATGTTGTCACCGAAAAGTCCGTGGACAAATCTCACTCCAAACAAACACCTAACAAAAAATTATGCATTATGTGCAACGGTAAACATCCTTTGTACTCGTGTCAAGCATTCATTGATTTAAGTTTGCAAGATAAATTAAAGTTAGTTCGCGATAAATGTTTGTGTGAGAATTGTTTACGAACAGGGCATGCGCCCAGTGAATGCCGATATGGCCCGTGCAGAAAGtgtaacaaaaaacacaattccATAATTCACGAGGACGAGGAGGAAGGTGCCAGTGACAAGCGCTCCGTAGCGTTGCTGGCAACAGACAACGCATCAAAGTCGCCCTCCTCCTCGATCTCTGATAATAATATCGCACGCGCACAACACGTATTGCAGGTATCGAACGCACACATAGACGAAGACTTATACGCGCGATTGTCTTCGAGGCGTCCTGTAATATTAGCAACCGCCATTGTCGAAATTCCAGATAGTTACGGTAACTATCATAAAACGCGAGTGATTCTCGATAATGGGAGCGAAGGTTGTCTAATTACCGAAGCGTTGTGTGACAAATTAAATCCGCTATGTATACAGTCCACAGAAGAACTAAACGGTATCATGAATTTAGCTACACATAGTTCGCGAGTATGTGAGATCGAAATAAATTCACTTGTTACCAATTTTAAGGCGCGATTACAATGTCGAGTTTTACCGAAGTTAACCTCGTCATTGCCTACGTTTCCGAGTAAACGTAATCAATTCCGCATTCCAGACAACGTACGTCTGGCAGATCCCAGCTTTCATGAAAGTCAACCTGTTGAGGTCCTTATAGGAGCTGACATATTCTGGGAGCTCCTCGTAGGGATAGTTGAGATAAGGCGCTTAACGAACGgatcatttttaataaatacccaGTTAGGATGGATCGTTTCTGGACCTGTCTTCTCTAATACGCGCAATACAAAGcctattaattgtaattttatgcaATCTCTTGACGCGACCTCATTAGATAATCAATTACGTAGGTTTTGGAAAATAGAGGAGGTGCAG gtagATTGGGACGCAGCTGTGCCCGATGACCTCACGCAAGCCTGGCACCGCTTCGTAAGCAACCTGGCTATTTTACCTAACATTCGCATACCACGTCATGTTATGTGCAATGATCCTATAT ACCCGCAAGACTACACCCCTTTAACCCCTGCTCATTTCCTTGCTGGACGTCCGCTGACAGCCCCTGCGTGCGCTGACCTCAACGACGCTCCCGTGCACCGTCTGTCACGATACCAGCGAGTGGAACAAATGCGACAACATTTCTGGGCCAGGTGGTCGAAGGAGTTCATATCCGAGCTGCAGGTCAGGACAAAGTGGACGCAAAATTTTGACGACCTAAAGGTGGATACCCTCGTCCTAATCAAGGAGGACCATGCTCCGCCCCTCAAATGGAGCTTAGGGCGAATCACCAAGACTTACCCGGGCAAAGACGGCGTCTCCCGAGTAGCCGATATCCGCACATCCCGCGGCACTGTACGCCGAGCTTTTTCGAAAATCTGCCCGCTACCTACGCATGATGATGACTAA